ACAACTGCGACTACCTCGACATCATCGCCGACCCGAGCGGGAAGGCCGGCGTGCTGGTGAACAATCACGAGTACGTCAATCCCGGCCTGATGTTCCCGCCGACCACGGATGCCGCAGAGCTGCGCCGCCGCGGCGACATCTACAAGGCCGCCCAGGGCATGTCGGTCGTCGAGATCCGCCGTCGCCGGGTCGGTGACCCGTGGGAGTACGTCGTCGACGGGCGCCGCAACCGCCGGATCACCGTCGAGACCGTGTTCGAACTGACCGGGCCCGCGGCCGGATCCGACCTCGTCAAGACCGCAGCCGACCCCGAGGGACGCTGGGTCCACGGCACCCTCGGCAACTGCGCCGGCGGCACCACGCCGTGGGGCACCGTGCTCTCGGGTGAGGAGAACTTCAACGGCTACTTCGCCTGGGCCGCCGACACCCCCGCGCAGAAGCGGTACAGCGGGACGAGCACCACCTCGACCTCCACCGGATGGGAGGCGTACGACCCCCGGTTCGACGCGCACGACCCCGGCTACGTCAACGAGCCCAACCGCTTCGGGTACATCGTCGAGATCGACCCGCAGGATCCGACGGCCACGCCGCGCAAGCACACCGCGATGGGGCGCTTCAAGCACGAGGGCGCCAACGTGACCGTGGCCGAGGACGGCCGGGTCGTCGCCTACATGGGCGACGATGAGCGCAACGACTACCTGTACAAGTTCGTGTCGAAGAACCGCGTCTCGGGCTCGCGCCGCAAGAACCTCGAACTGCTCAGCGAGGGCGACCTGTACGTGGCGAAGTTCCGCGGCAACTCGCCGGCCGGGCAGATCACCGGAACCGGCGCGCTGCCCGCAGACGGCGCCTTCGACGGCACCGGCGAATGGATCCCGCTGACCCGCGACGGCCAGAGCGTGGTGCCCGGGTTCAGCATCGAAGAGGTGCTCGTGCACACGCGCCTGGCGGCCGACGCCGTCGGCGCCACGAAGATGGACCGTCCTGAGGATGTGGAGCCGAACCCGGTCACGGGCAAGGTCTACGTCGCCCTGACGAACAACTCGCGTCGCACCGCGCTCGACGAGGCGAACCCGCTCACCGGCAACCGCTACGGCCACGTGATCGAGCTCACCGAGACGGCCGGTCAGGGCGGCCGCACCTTCGGCTGGAGCATCCTGCTGCTGTGCGGCGACCCGAACAGCTTCGAGGGCGCCTACTTCGCGGGCTACCCGAAGGAGCTCGTCTCGCCGATCTCGTGCCCCGACAACGTCGCCTTCGACTCGGCGGGTGACCTGTGGATCTCCACCGACGGCGCACCGGGCACGATCGGCTACGGCGACGGACTGTTCAAGGTGCCCCTCGAGGGACCCGAGCGCGGCCGGGTGCAGCAGTTCCTCTCCGTGCCGCGGGATGCCGAGACCTGCGGTCCGGTCATCCACGACAAGGAGGGGCTCGTGTTCGTGGCGGTGCAGCATCCGGGCGAGGACGGCACCTTCGACCAGCCGCGATCGCTGTTCCCGGACTACGGCTCCACCGCCCCGGGCGACGTGGCGAACGCGCCCCGCCCGTCGGTCGTGCAGGCGTACCGCGCCTGAGACGCGGGTCACGGTACACGCGAGCACGGCGCCGCGGGAGCGATCGGCTCCCGCGGCGCCGTCGTGTCGTGTCCGGCGGCGCCGTCGTGGGCGTACTCCACGGCATCCGGCGGACTCGTCGTCCCCCTGCGGTTTCGGCTATTCTGGACGGATGCCCGCGGAGCATTCGTCCGCGGGGAGAGCTGAATAGAGGAGACCGCTGATGGACATCGAACTCGCACTGCTTCGCGGAATCGAGAAGGAGAAGGCGATCCCCTTCGAGGAGCTCGTCTCGATCATCGAGCAGGCCATCCTCACCGCGTACGGCAAGCACGTCTCGGCAGACGGCGTGGTGCCCGAGGGTGTGCGGGTCGAACTCGACCGCAAGACCGGCCACGTCGCCGTGCTCCAGCCCGTCCACGACGATGAGGGCGCCGTCATCGGCGAGGAGGAGGCCACGCCTGACGACTTCGGGCGCATCGCGGCCTACGCGGCCAAGCAGGTCATCGGCCAGCGGCTGCGCGACATCGCCGACGACGCGGTGCTCGGCGAGTTCCGCGGTAAGGAGGGCGACATCGTCGCCGGCGTCATCCAGCAGGGTCCCAACCCGCGCATGATCCACGTCGACCTCGGCACGGTCGAGGCGATCCTCCCGCCCGAGGAGCAGGTCCCCGGCGAGGAGTATGCACACGGCACGCGGCTGCGGGTCTACGTGACCAGCGTCGCGAAGGGCGCCAAGGGCCCGCAGATCACCGTGTCGCGCACGCACCCGGGCCTGGTCCGCAAGCTGTTCGCGCTCGAGGTGCCCGAGATCGCCGCCGGTCTCGTCGAGATCGTCTCGCTCGCCCGTGAGGCGGGCCACCGCACGAAGATCGCCGTGCGCGCCAACGACCCGTCGGTCAACGCCAAGGGATCATGCATCGGCGAGATGGGCCGGCGCGTGCGCGCGGTCACCGAGGAGCTCTCGGGCGAGAAGGTCGACATCGTCGACCACCACCCCGACCTCGCCACCTTCGTCGCCAACGCGCTGTCGCCGGCGAAGGTGACCTCGGCGTTCGTTCTGGATGCCGGGACCAAGGCCGTGCGTGCACTGGTGCCCGACTACCAGCTGTCGCTCGCGATCGGCAAGGAGGGCCAGAACGCCCGTCTCGCCGCGAAGCTGACCGGCGCGAAGATCGACATCCAGCCCGACAGCGTGATGAACGAGGGGTGACGCCCGCCGAGCATCACGCGCCCCGGCGCGCGCACGGTGCGGCGGGCATCGATCCAGGTGGCGAGGTGTAGGATGGAACCTGTACGGACGTGTGTCGGTTGCCGCGGACGTGCCTCTCGATCCGCCCTGATCAGGGTGGCCCAGCACAACGGTGAGCTCGTCTTCGACGAGCGAGCGGTGCTGCCGGGGAGAGGGGCGTGGCTGCATCCGTCACACGAATGCCTGGATGCCGCACTGCGGCGCCGGGCTTTCGCACGAGCATTGCGCGTATCACCGGCCACCGGGTTCCCCGAGGCCGAGGACACGCAGACCACCGAACGGTACTTCCACCGAAACAAAGGCTGAACGGCTATGGAAACAAAGTGAACGGCTCGAAATGAGACCCGTCCGCGACTAGTGGTCTGCCCTGCCAGGGCGGACTGACCCTGACAGGAGAATTGTGGCTGGTAAACCACGCGTGCACGAGATCGCCGCTGAACTCGGCGTCGACAGCAAGTTCGCACTCGCGAAGCTCAAGGAGCTCGGCGAGTTCGTGAAGAGTCCCTCATCGACCATCGAGCCGCCGGTGGCGCGCAAGCTTCGCGCTGCCATCGCCGCCGATCCGTCGGCGAAGCCGGCCGCCAAGGCCGACGAGAAGCCCGCCGCCAAGGCGCCCGCTTCCGCTCCCAGGCCCGGCGCCCCCGTGCCCGGCCCGAAGCCCGGCCCCGCCAAGCCCGCAGCGCCTCAGGCTCCGGCCGCCGCGCCCGAGCAGTCCGCCCCCGAGCAGGCGGCGCCCGCAGCCGAGGAGAAGCCCGCGGCTCCGGCCCCGGGTGCGGCCAAGCCCGCAGCCCCCAAGCCGGGCGGCGGTGGCGCACCCAAGCCGGGTGCTCCGCGCCCCGGCAACAACCCGTTCTCGTCCGCGCAGGGCATGGGTCAGCGTCCGGCGGGTCCCCGCCCGGGCAACAACCCGTTCGCCTCCGCGCAGGGCATGGGCCAGCGTCCGACCCCGGGCAACATCCCGCGGCCGCAGGCTCCGCGTCCCGGCTCCCCGCGCATCGGCGCGCCTCGCCCCGGTCGTCCCGGTGGCGCGCGCGGCGGTCAGGGTGCTCGTCCCGGCGCACCGTTCCAGCAGCGCTCCGGCGGCCCCGGTCGTCCGGGTGCAGGTGCCGGCGCCGGTGCAGGTGGCGGTTTCCAGCGTCCCGGTGGCGGCGGCGGCTTCGCCGGTCGCCCCGGTGGTGGTGGCGGCCGTGGCCGCGGTCCCGGCGGTGGCACCGCCGGTGCCTTCGGCAAGGGCGGCGGCAAGAGCAAGCAGCGCAAGTCGCGTCGGGCGAAGCGGCAGGAATTCGAGATGCGGTCGGCGCCGGTCGTCGGCGGCGTCAACGTCTCCAAGGGCAACGGCGAGACGATCCGCCTGCGTCGCGGTGCATCGATCGCCGACTTCGCGGACAAGCTCGAGGCACTGAACGGCTACACCGTCCAGCCCGGCACGCTCGTCACCATCCTGTTCAACCTGGGCGAGATGGCCACGGCGACCGAGTCGCTGGACGAGGCGACCTTCGAGGTCCTCGGTGCCGAGCTCGGCTAC
This is a stretch of genomic DNA from Microbacterium sp. YJN-G. It encodes these proteins:
- a CDS encoding PhoX family protein → MTLTEPTRRRLPMADHVRGKRSAVTCELKCANACLGPECNTSANEDFRSIASAVFSRRALFGLGAAAAVAVAVGAGRQAPVSAPSAAGVAGPGASFARPGRAGLAFTPIAPVPAEVDAVTVPDGYTWKPIIRWGDPLFSSTPAFDIAAQSPEAQAGQFGYNCDYLDIIADPSGKAGVLVNNHEYVNPGLMFPPTTDAAELRRRGDIYKAAQGMSVVEIRRRRVGDPWEYVVDGRRNRRITVETVFELTGPAAGSDLVKTAADPEGRWVHGTLGNCAGGTTPWGTVLSGEENFNGYFAWAADTPAQKRYSGTSTTSTSTGWEAYDPRFDAHDPGYVNEPNRFGYIVEIDPQDPTATPRKHTAMGRFKHEGANVTVAEDGRVVAYMGDDERNDYLYKFVSKNRVSGSRRKNLELLSEGDLYVAKFRGNSPAGQITGTGALPADGAFDGTGEWIPLTRDGQSVVPGFSIEEVLVHTRLAADAVGATKMDRPEDVEPNPVTGKVYVALTNNSRRTALDEANPLTGNRYGHVIELTETAGQGGRTFGWSILLLCGDPNSFEGAYFAGYPKELVSPISCPDNVAFDSAGDLWISTDGAPGTIGYGDGLFKVPLEGPERGRVQQFLSVPRDAETCGPVIHDKEGLVFVAVQHPGEDGTFDQPRSLFPDYGSTAPGDVANAPRPSVVQAYRA
- the nusA gene encoding transcription termination factor NusA, which produces MDIELALLRGIEKEKAIPFEELVSIIEQAILTAYGKHVSADGVVPEGVRVELDRKTGHVAVLQPVHDDEGAVIGEEEATPDDFGRIAAYAAKQVIGQRLRDIADDAVLGEFRGKEGDIVAGVIQQGPNPRMIHVDLGTVEAILPPEEQVPGEEYAHGTRLRVYVTSVAKGAKGPQITVSRTHPGLVRKLFALEVPEIAAGLVEIVSLAREAGHRTKIAVRANDPSVNAKGSCIGEMGRRVRAVTEELSGEKVDIVDHHPDLATFVANALSPAKVTSAFVLDAGTKAVRALVPDYQLSLAIGKEGQNARLAAKLTGAKIDIQPDSVMNEG
- a CDS encoding YlxR family protein; the protein is MEPVRTCVGCRGRASRSALIRVAQHNGELVFDERAVLPGRGAWLHPSHECLDAALRRRAFARALRVSPATGFPEAEDTQTTERYFHRNKG